The following are encoded together in the Streptomyces sp. NBC_01465 genome:
- a CDS encoding heavy-metal-associated domain-containing protein gives MTAETEIPQAEIAQTAPTAGSCCGGGSCGPAGSAEVEVGAVTAVYQVTGMTCGHCEGAVSGEISELPGVTSVTAVASTGQVTVVSKAPLDEEAVRAVVDEAGYELVGRA, from the coding sequence ATGACCGCCGAGACCGAGATCCCCCAGGCCGAGATCGCGCAGACCGCCCCGACCGCCGGCTCCTGCTGCGGCGGCGGATCCTGCGGACCCGCCGGTTCCGCCGAGGTCGAGGTCGGCGCCGTCACCGCGGTCTACCAGGTGACCGGCATGACCTGCGGCCACTGCGAGGGCGCGGTCTCCGGCGAGATCTCGGAGCTCCCCGGCGTCACCTCGGTGACGGCCGTGGCGTCGACGGGCCAGGTGACGGTGGTCTCCAAGGCCCCGCTGGACGAGGAGGCCGTGCGCGCGGTGGTCGACGAGGCGGGCTACGAGCTCGTCGGCCGGGCCTGA
- a CDS encoding heavy metal translocating P-type ATPase, producing MTCASCAARIEKKLNRMDGVEATVNYATEKARVVYGDGVEVADLIATVVKTGYTAEVPAPPEPDAGETPAGDPELASLRQRLVVCAVLALPVVLMSMIPALQFDNWRWLALTLASPVVVWGGLPFHRAAWTNLRHGAATMDTLVSVGTLAAFVWSLWALFISESMDIYLEVASGVVTFILLGRYLEARSKRKAGAALRALLELGVKDVAVLHGSTEVRIPADRLSVGDRFVVRPGEKIATDGRVVEGSSAVDAALLTGESVPVDVAAGDSVAGATVNVSGRLVVEATRVGSDTQLARMARLVEDAQNGKAQVQRLADRIAAVFVPVVLVIAAGTLAGWLLVTGDATAAFTAAVAVLIIACPCALGLATPTALMVGTGRGAQLGILIKGPEVLESTRRVDTVVLDKTGTVTTGRMALVAVHPVLGTDEAQLLRLAGALEHASEHPVARAVAAGAQERTGPLPAVTGFVNVPGLGVRGTVDGHEVLAGRGQLLVEAGIEVPETPPGAEGRTTVCIAWDGKPRGVLAVADTVKETSAEAVRNLRGLGLRPVLLTGDSRAVAEAVAAEVGIAPEDVHAGVLPEGKAAVIGQLRAEGRTVAMVGDGVNDAAALATADLGLAMGTGTDAAIEAGDLTLVRGDLRTAADAIRLSRRTLATIKGNLFWAFGYNVAALPLAAAGLLNPMIAGAAMAFSSVFVVTNSLRLRSFT from the coding sequence ATGACGTGCGCCTCGTGCGCGGCCCGCATCGAGAAGAAGCTCAACCGCATGGACGGGGTCGAGGCCACCGTCAACTACGCCACGGAGAAGGCGAGGGTCGTCTACGGCGACGGGGTCGAGGTGGCGGACCTGATCGCCACGGTGGTGAAGACGGGGTACACGGCGGAGGTGCCCGCACCCCCGGAGCCCGATGCCGGGGAGACGCCCGCGGGCGACCCCGAACTGGCCTCCCTGCGGCAGCGGCTCGTCGTGTGCGCCGTGCTCGCGCTGCCCGTCGTCCTGATGTCGATGATCCCGGCGCTCCAGTTCGACAACTGGCGCTGGCTCGCGCTGACCCTCGCATCCCCGGTCGTCGTCTGGGGCGGGCTCCCCTTCCACCGGGCCGCCTGGACCAACCTCCGGCACGGCGCCGCGACCATGGACACCCTGGTCTCGGTGGGCACACTGGCCGCCTTCGTCTGGTCCCTCTGGGCGCTGTTCATCAGCGAATCCATGGACATCTACCTCGAAGTCGCTTCCGGGGTCGTGACCTTCATCCTGCTCGGGCGCTATCTGGAGGCCCGCTCCAAGCGGAAGGCAGGCGCCGCCCTACGGGCGCTGCTTGAGCTGGGCGTCAAGGACGTGGCCGTGCTGCACGGGAGTACGGAGGTACGGATTCCGGCCGACCGCCTCTCCGTCGGCGACCGCTTCGTCGTACGGCCCGGGGAGAAGATCGCCACCGACGGGCGGGTCGTCGAGGGGAGTTCGGCCGTGGACGCCGCCCTCCTCACCGGCGAATCCGTGCCGGTGGACGTCGCGGCCGGGGACTCCGTCGCCGGGGCGACCGTCAATGTGTCGGGGCGTCTCGTCGTCGAGGCGACCCGGGTCGGCTCCGACACCCAACTCGCCCGGATGGCGCGGCTCGTGGAGGACGCGCAGAACGGCAAGGCGCAGGTGCAGCGGCTCGCGGACCGTATCGCCGCCGTCTTCGTGCCCGTCGTCCTCGTCATCGCGGCCGGCACCCTCGCGGGGTGGTTGCTGGTGACCGGGGACGCCACGGCCGCCTTCACCGCCGCCGTCGCGGTGCTGATCATCGCCTGCCCCTGCGCGCTCGGCCTCGCCACGCCGACCGCGCTGATGGTCGGCACCGGGCGCGGAGCCCAACTGGGCATCCTGATCAAGGGTCCCGAGGTCCTGGAGTCGACCCGGCGCGTGGACACCGTCGTCCTCGACAAGACGGGGACGGTGACGACGGGGCGGATGGCGCTGGTCGCCGTTCATCCCGTACTGGGGACGGACGAGGCGCAGTTGCTGCGGCTCGCCGGGGCTCTGGAGCACGCCTCCGAGCACCCGGTCGCGCGCGCTGTCGCCGCGGGCGCGCAGGAGCGGACCGGTCCGCTTCCTGCGGTGACCGGTTTCGTGAACGTCCCCGGGCTGGGGGTCCGCGGGACCGTCGACGGGCACGAGGTGCTCGCCGGGCGCGGGCAGTTGCTCGTCGAGGCGGGCATCGAGGTGCCGGAGACGCCGCCGGGCGCCGAAGGCCGTACGACCGTGTGCATCGCCTGGGACGGGAAGCCGCGCGGTGTCCTGGCCGTCGCGGACACGGTCAAGGAGACCAGCGCGGAGGCCGTACGGAACCTGCGCGGCCTGGGGCTGCGGCCCGTACTGCTCACCGGGGACAGCCGGGCGGTCGCCGAGGCGGTGGCGGCGGAGGTCGGCATCGCCCCCGAGGACGTACACGCCGGGGTGCTTCCGGAAGGGAAGGCCGCGGTGATCGGCCAACTCCGCGCCGAGGGGCGGACCGTGGCCATGGTCGGCGACGGCGTCAACGACGCGGCCGCGCTCGCCACCGCCGACCTGGGCCTGGCGATGGGGACGGGCACGGACGCGGCCATCGAGGCGGGCGACCTCACGCTCGTACGGGGAGACCTGCGGACGGCCGCCGACGCGATCCGGCTGTCGCGCCGGACGCTCGCCACGATCAAGGGCAATCTCTTCTGGGCCTTCGGCTACAACGTGGCGGCGCTGCCGCTGGCCGCCGCCGGGCTGCTGAACCCCATGATCGCGGGCGCGGCCATGGCGTTCTCGTCCGTCTTCGTGGTCACCAACAGCCTCCGGCTGCGGTCCTTCACGTAA
- a CDS encoding citrate synthase, whose translation MSDNSVVLRYGDGEYTYPVIDSTVGDTGFDIGKLRAQTGLVTLDSGYGNTAAYKSAITYLDGEQGILRYRGYPIEQLAEQSSFLETAYLLINGELPKVDELSTFKNEITQHTLLHEDVKRFFDGFPRDAHPMAMLSSVVSALSTFYQDSHNPFDEQQRHLSTIRLLAKLPTIAAYAYKKSIGHPFVYPRNDLGYVENFLRMTFSVPAQEYVPDPVVVSALEKLLILHADHEQNCSTSTVRLVGSSQANMFASISAGISALWGPLHGGANASVLEMLESIQADGGDVDAFIQKVKNKEDGVRLMGFGHRVYKSFDPRAKIIKAAAHDVLSALGKSDELLDIALKLEEHALSDEYFVSRNLYPNVDFYTGLIYRAMGFPTDMFTVLFAIGRLPGWIAQWHEMIKEPGSRIGRPRQIYTGEVLRDFVPVEGR comes from the coding sequence GTGAGCGACAACTCTGTAGTACTGCGGTACGGCGATGGCGAGTACACCTACCCGGTGATCGACAGCACCGTCGGCGACACGGGCTTCGACATCGGGAAGCTCCGGGCCCAGACCGGTCTGGTGACCCTCGATAGCGGATATGGCAACACCGCCGCCTATAAATCCGCCATTACCTACCTCGACGGCGAGCAGGGCATCCTGCGTTACCGCGGGTACCCGATCGAGCAGCTCGCCGAGCAGAGCAGCTTCCTGGAGACGGCGTACCTGCTGATCAACGGTGAGCTGCCCAAGGTCGACGAGCTGTCGACCTTCAAGAACGAGATCACCCAGCACACGCTGCTGCACGAGGACGTCAAGCGGTTCTTCGACGGCTTCCCGCGTGACGCACACCCGATGGCCATGCTGTCCTCGGTCGTGTCCGCGCTGTCCACCTTCTACCAGGACAGCCACAACCCGTTCGACGAGCAGCAGCGCCACCTCTCGACGATCCGGCTGCTTGCCAAGCTGCCGACGATCGCCGCGTACGCGTACAAGAAGTCGATCGGCCACCCCTTCGTCTACCCGCGCAACGATCTCGGCTACGTCGAGAACTTCCTGCGCATGACGTTCTCGGTCCCGGCCCAGGAGTACGTGCCGGACCCGGTCGTCGTCTCGGCGCTGGAGAAGCTGCTCATCCTGCACGCGGACCACGAGCAGAACTGTTCGACCTCCACCGTGCGTCTGGTCGGCTCCTCGCAGGCGAACATGTTCGCCTCGATCTCCGCCGGCATCAGCGCCCTCTGGGGCCCGCTGCACGGTGGCGCCAACGCGTCCGTCCTGGAGATGCTGGAGAGCATCCAGGCCGACGGCGGCGACGTCGACGCCTTCATCCAGAAGGTGAAGAACAAGGAGGACGGCGTCCGCCTGATGGGCTTCGGCCACCGGGTGTACAAGTCCTTCGACCCGCGCGCGAAGATCATCAAGGCTGCCGCGCACGACGTCCTCTCGGCCCTCGGCAAGTCCGACGAGCTGCTGGACATCGCGCTCAAGCTGGAGGAGCACGCGCTCTCCGACGAGTACTTCGTCTCGCGCAACCTCTACCCGAACGTCGACTTCTACACGGGTCTGATCTACCGGGCGATGGGCTTCCCCACCGACATGTTCACCGTGCTCTTCGCGATCGGCCGGCTCCCCGGCTGGATCGCCCAGTGGCACGAGATGATCAAGGAGCCGGGTTCGCGCATCGGCCGCCCGCGCCAGATCTACACCGGTGAGGTTCTTCGGGACTTCGTCCCGGTCGAAGGCCGCTGA
- the recD2 gene encoding SF1B family DNA helicase RecD2: MSNMAVLEGVLERITYSNEENGYTVAKVDTGRGGGDLLTVVGSLLGAQAGESLRMEGRWGSHPQYGKQFTVENYTTVLPATIQGIRRYLGSGLIKGIGPVMADRITTHFGTDTLDIIEQAPKRLVEVPGLGPKRTKMIAAAWEEQKAIKEVMIFLQSVGVSTSIAVRIYKKYGDASISVVKNEPYRLAADVWGIGFLTADRIAQAVGIPHDSPERVKAGLQYALSQSSDQGHCFLPEEQLLSDAVKLLQVDMGLVIECLDALAAEEGVVREDVPGKDEGGQATITAVYLVPFHRAEISLASQVVRLLRTGEDRMPAFRDVAWDKALTWLAGRTGAELAPEQEAAVKLALTEKVAVLTGGPGCGKSFTVRSIVELARARKAKVVLAAPTGRAAKRLAELTGAEASTVHRLLELKPGGDAAYDKDRPLDADLVVVDEASMLDLLLANKLVKAVAPGAHLLLVGDVDQLPSVGAGEVLRDLLAAISPVPNVRLTRIFRQAQQSGVVTNAHRINSGVQPITQGLPDFFHFVAEETEEAGLLTVDVAARRIPQKFGLNPRRDVQVLAPMHRGPAGAGNLNGLLQQAITPARPDLPEKRFGGRVFRVGDKVTQIRNNYEKGANGVFNGTVGVVTALNLDEQTLTVLTDEDEEVGYDFDELDELAHAYAVTIHRSQGSEYPAVVIPVTTGAWMMLQRNLLYTAVTRAKKLVVLVGSRKAIGQAVRTVSAGRRFTALDHRLSGGGR, encoded by the coding sequence ATGTCCAACATGGCAGTGCTGGAAGGGGTCCTGGAGCGGATCACGTACAGCAACGAGGAGAACGGCTACACGGTCGCCAAGGTCGACACCGGCCGCGGCGGCGGTGACCTGCTGACGGTCGTCGGCTCGCTGCTCGGCGCCCAGGCCGGCGAGTCGCTGCGCATGGAGGGCCGCTGGGGATCGCATCCGCAGTACGGCAAGCAGTTCACCGTCGAGAACTACACGACCGTGCTCCCCGCCACGATCCAGGGCATCCGCCGCTACCTCGGCTCCGGCCTGATCAAGGGCATCGGCCCGGTGATGGCCGACCGCATCACCACCCACTTCGGCACGGACACCCTCGACATCATCGAGCAGGCGCCGAAGCGCCTCGTCGAGGTCCCCGGCCTCGGCCCCAAGCGCACGAAGATGATCGCGGCCGCCTGGGAGGAGCAGAAGGCGATCAAGGAAGTGATGATCTTCCTCCAGAGCGTCGGGGTCTCCACCTCCATCGCCGTGCGCATCTACAAGAAGTACGGCGACGCCTCGATCTCCGTCGTCAAGAACGAGCCGTACCGCCTGGCCGCCGACGTCTGGGGCATCGGCTTCCTCACCGCCGACCGCATCGCCCAGGCCGTCGGCATCCCGCACGACAGCCCGGAGCGCGTGAAGGCGGGCCTCCAGTACGCGCTCTCGCAATCCTCCGACCAGGGCCACTGCTTCCTCCCCGAGGAGCAGCTCCTCAGTGACGCGGTGAAGCTGCTCCAGGTCGACATGGGCCTGGTCATCGAGTGTCTGGACGCGCTGGCCGCCGAGGAGGGTGTCGTACGGGAAGACGTGCCCGGCAAGGACGAGGGCGGCCAGGCGACCATCACCGCCGTCTACCTCGTCCCCTTCCACCGTGCCGAGATCTCCCTCGCCTCCCAGGTGGTCAGACTCCTGCGCACCGGCGAGGACCGGATGCCGGCTTTCAGGGACGTGGCCTGGGACAAGGCGCTGACCTGGCTCGCGGGCCGTACGGGGGCCGAGCTCGCCCCCGAGCAGGAGGCCGCGGTGAAGCTCGCCCTGACCGAGAAGGTCGCCGTCCTCACCGGCGGCCCCGGCTGCGGCAAGTCCTTCACCGTCCGGTCGATTGTGGAGCTGGCCCGCGCCCGGAAGGCCAAGGTGGTCCTCGCGGCCCCCACGGGACGGGCCGCCAAGCGCCTCGCCGAGCTCACCGGAGCCGAGGCCTCCACGGTCCACCGGCTCCTTGAACTCAAGCCGGGCGGGGACGCCGCCTACGACAAGGACCGGCCCCTCGATGCAGACCTGGTCGTGGTCGACGAGGCCTCCATGCTCGACCTCCTCCTCGCCAACAAGCTGGTCAAGGCCGTCGCCCCCGGCGCGCATCTCCTCCTGGTCGGCGATGTGGACCAGCTGCCGTCGGTCGGGGCGGGCGAGGTGCTGCGCGACCTCCTCGCGGCGATCAGTCCCGTACCGAATGTGCGCCTCACCCGGATCTTCCGCCAGGCCCAGCAGTCCGGCGTCGTCACCAACGCGCACCGCATCAACTCCGGGGTGCAGCCCATCACTCAGGGCCTGCCCGACTTCTTCCACTTCGTGGCCGAGGAGACCGAGGAGGCCGGTCTGCTGACGGTGGACGTGGCGGCCCGCCGCATCCCGCAGAAGTTCGGCCTCAACCCGCGCAGGGACGTCCAGGTGCTCGCGCCGATGCACCGGGGCCCCGCGGGCGCCGGGAACCTCAACGGGCTGCTCCAGCAGGCGATCACACCCGCCAGGCCCGACCTCCCGGAGAAAAGGTTCGGTGGAAGGGTCTTCCGCGTCGGCGACAAGGTCACCCAGATTCGCAACAATTACGAGAAGGGTGCCAACGGGGTCTTCAACGGCACGGTCGGCGTCGTCACCGCCCTGAATCTCGACGAGCAGACGCTGACCGTACTGACGGATGAGGACGAGGAAGTGGGGTACGACTTCGATGAGCTCGACGAGCTGGCCCATGCGTACGCCGTCACCATCCACCGCTCCCAGGGGAGTGAATATCCGGCGGTCGTGATTCCGGTGACCACCGGCGCTTGGATGATGCTCCAGCGGAACCTGCTCTACACGGCGGTCACCCGGGCCAAGAAGCTCGTGGTCCTCGTCGGGTCGCGGAAGGCGATCGGGCAGGCGGTCCGGACGGTTTCCGCAGGCAGGCGCTTTACCGCACTTGATCACCGGCTGTCAGGTGGTGGCAGGTAG
- a CDS encoding ribokinase, producing the protein MHEDYDLLVVGSANADLVIGVERRPAPGETVLGGDLAVHPGGKGANQAVAAARLGARTALLARVGDDANGRLLLDSQRESGVDTAGVLVGGAPTGVALITVDPTGDNSIVVSPGANGRLTPEDIRASAPLIAAAKVVSAQLEIPLESVTEAVRMLAPDARFVLNPSPPMPLPAELLAACDPLVVNEHEARVVLGDGAGETPEDWARGLLALGPRSVVITLGADGALTADASGAYDRVPSPRVDAVDTTGAGDAFTAALAWRLGLGEKLAEAAGFAVRVGAAAVTRAGAQESYPTAEELGL; encoded by the coding sequence ATGCACGAGGACTACGACCTGCTGGTGGTGGGCTCGGCCAACGCCGACCTGGTGATCGGCGTCGAGCGCCGTCCCGCCCCCGGCGAGACGGTCCTCGGCGGCGACCTCGCCGTCCACCCCGGCGGCAAGGGCGCCAACCAGGCGGTCGCCGCGGCCCGCCTCGGCGCGCGCACCGCGCTGCTCGCCCGGGTCGGCGACGACGCCAACGGGCGCCTGCTCCTCGACTCCCAGCGCGAGTCCGGGGTCGACACGGCGGGCGTGCTGGTCGGCGGGGCCCCCACGGGCGTCGCGCTGATCACAGTCGACCCGACGGGCGACAACAGCATCGTGGTCTCCCCCGGCGCCAACGGCCGCCTCACGCCCGAGGACATCCGGGCCTCCGCCCCGCTGATCGCGGCGGCGAAGGTGGTGTCGGCGCAGCTGGAGATCCCCCTGGAGTCGGTGACGGAGGCGGTACGGATGCTGGCGCCCGACGCGCGCTTCGTACTGAACCCCTCCCCGCCGATGCCGCTGCCCGCCGAGCTGCTTGCGGCCTGCGACCCCCTCGTGGTCAACGAGCACGAGGCCAGGGTGGTCCTGGGCGACGGGGCGGGCGAGACGCCGGAGGACTGGGCGCGGGGGCTGCTCGCGCTGGGCCCGCGGTCGGTGGTCATCACGCTGGGCGCGGACGGCGCGCTGACGGCGGACGCCTCGGGTGCGTACGACCGCGTACCGAGCCCCCGGGTCGACGCGGTGGACACCACGGGCGCGGGCGACGCGTTCACGGCGGCGCTGGCCTGGCGGCTGGGCCTGGGCGAGAAGCTCGCGGAGGCGGCGGGGTTCGCCGTACGGGTGGGAGCGGCGGCGGTGACCAGGGCGGGCGCCCAGGAGTCGTACCCGACGGCGGAGGAACTGGGTCTCTGA
- a CDS encoding alpha/beta hydrolase family protein: protein MPTDRTPYDAVTFTNDQVTLAGSLALPGSGGASQAPGIVLVGGSGPSDRDNGTYFPPIRRHLRDAGFAVLSYDKRGVGDSSGDWREATLADLADDARAALRFLRAQPGVRPGAVGVFGHSEGGWVALRAAAAEGDALPWVITNSCPGTTPAIQERHALARVVRRDTDDVAGVLSLYDRIVAAGRRDAGFAEVSALVAAAGDPPALAAFWDGMDERLWGFLKRKQDHDPLADAAHLRCPHLALFGAADELVPVADSMHAYATTACRPGRHPTATLTTELFPGADHRLQTPGTDRLAPGYLAVLTNWLAGRTF from the coding sequence ATGCCGACCGACCGGACTCCGTACGATGCCGTCACTTTCACCAACGACCAGGTGACGCTTGCCGGTTCGCTGGCGCTCCCGGGCAGCGGGGGCGCGTCGCAGGCACCCGGAATCGTCCTGGTCGGCGGGTCAGGCCCGTCCGACCGGGACAACGGCACGTACTTCCCGCCGATCCGCCGGCACCTGCGGGACGCAGGATTCGCCGTGCTGTCGTACGACAAGCGCGGCGTCGGCGACTCCTCCGGCGACTGGCGCGAGGCGACCCTCGCGGACCTCGCCGACGACGCGCGCGCCGCACTCCGATTCCTCCGCGCCCAGCCCGGCGTCCGGCCCGGCGCGGTGGGCGTGTTCGGTCACAGCGAGGGCGGCTGGGTCGCGCTTCGCGCCGCGGCCGCCGAGGGTGACGCCCTGCCGTGGGTGATCACCAACAGCTGCCCGGGAACGACTCCGGCGATCCAGGAACGCCATGCGCTGGCCCGCGTCGTACGGCGGGACACCGACGACGTCGCCGGAGTCCTGTCCCTGTACGACCGCATCGTCGCGGCGGGCCGACGGGACGCCGGCTTCGCCGAGGTGTCGGCGCTCGTCGCGGCCGCGGGTGATCCACCCGCCCTGGCCGCCTTCTGGGACGGCATGGACGAACGTCTGTGGGGGTTCCTCAAGCGGAAGCAGGATCACGACCCGCTCGCGGACGCGGCACACCTGCGCTGCCCGCATCTGGCGCTGTTCGGCGCCGCGGACGAGCTGGTGCCGGTGGCGGACAGCATGCACGCGTACGCCACGACGGCCTGCCGTCCCGGCCGCCACCCCACGGCAACGTTGACCACGGAGCTCTTCCCGGGCGCGGACCACCGGCTCCAGACGCCCGGAACGGACCGGCTCGCGCCCGGCTACCTGGCCGTCCTGACCAACTGGCTCGCGGGGAGGACGTTTTAA
- a CDS encoding DUF937 domain-containing protein: MSDDSMQKDVLSELGDDKLQEIAGLLGTDTAGAESFVGTTVSALSGSEVQEAVADTPVPQPEPQLEGVAALGGGLGGAMMGGMLAKMSRPIANAVAKKTGLPAASVTRGIEILLPVIMAVVTKRAAAGKAAGTTGAAKSGGLGGLLGSLLGGGKK, encoded by the coding sequence ATGAGCGACGATTCGATGCAGAAGGACGTCCTGAGCGAGCTCGGCGACGACAAGCTCCAGGAGATCGCCGGACTGCTCGGTACGGACACGGCGGGCGCGGAGTCCTTCGTGGGTACGACGGTGTCCGCGCTGTCGGGCAGCGAGGTCCAGGAGGCGGTGGCGGACACCCCGGTCCCGCAGCCGGAGCCCCAGCTGGAGGGCGTGGCCGCGCTGGGCGGCGGCCTGGGCGGCGCGATGATGGGCGGCATGCTCGCGAAGATGAGCCGCCCGATCGCCAACGCGGTGGCGAAGAAGACGGGCCTCCCGGCGGCGTCGGTGACGCGGGGGATCGAGATCCTGCTGCCGGTGATCATGGCGGTGGTGACGAAGCGGGCGGCGGCGGGCAAGGCGGCGGGTACGACGGGCGCCGCGAAGAGCGGCGGCCTGGGCGGCCTGCTGGGGTCGCTCCTGGGCGGCGGCAAGAAGTAG
- a CDS encoding GNAT family N-acetyltransferase gives MSVETEIVREATDEIVEAFARLLPQLSSTADPLDQESLTRLIGAGVNTLLVARVGGVIVGALTLVAVPLPSGLRAHIEDVVVDSAARGHGVGKVLIDRALALAADAGARTVDLTSRPSREAANRLYERAGFQRRESTVYRVTLG, from the coding sequence ATGAGTGTGGAGACCGAGATCGTTCGCGAGGCGACCGACGAGATCGTGGAGGCGTTCGCGCGCCTCCTGCCGCAGTTGTCGTCCACGGCCGATCCCCTGGATCAGGAGTCGTTGACGCGGTTGATCGGCGCCGGCGTCAACACCCTGCTCGTGGCCCGCGTCGGGGGCGTCATCGTAGGGGCGTTGACGCTGGTCGCGGTCCCCTTGCCCTCCGGGCTTCGCGCCCACATCGAGGACGTCGTCGTCGACAGCGCCGCACGCGGGCACGGGGTCGGCAAGGTGCTGATCGACCGGGCCCTCGCGCTGGCCGCCGACGCCGGTGCCCGTACCGTCGATCTCACGTCGCGGCCCTCACGCGAAGCTGCGAACCGGCTCTACGAGCGCGCGGGGTTCCAGCGGCGGGAGTCGACCGTCTATCGCGTCACCCTCGGCTGA
- a CDS encoding DUF7674 family protein — MTTSYKQARADRIQQLVRHAAARWPQIADLTVRARGEFVHLEARWAGEEHERPGKLCRLRETAHADFWTFAFRTTCPGRRYQEGALPSGAWTGAPEEIFDYACERHLAGSCPPNEPMGFAYDKVLHALVAEVPELREDLAIHLYNEYELLQHVFMALDVTPFVISAWNQDRTELTNRCMQFIERALTCDDAETRSMVATSFVYQVGPWDPQMAPFIRTWPPALLRSAQLQAPYAQL; from the coding sequence ATGACCACGTCGTACAAGCAGGCCAGGGCGGACCGCATCCAGCAGTTGGTCCGGCATGCAGCGGCGCGGTGGCCCCAGATCGCGGACCTGACCGTCCGCGCGCGGGGCGAGTTCGTCCACCTGGAGGCTCGTTGGGCCGGCGAAGAGCACGAGCGCCCCGGCAAGCTGTGCAGGCTCCGCGAGACGGCCCATGCGGATTTCTGGACCTTCGCCTTCCGAACCACCTGCCCGGGCAGGCGCTACCAGGAGGGTGCGCTTCCCTCCGGAGCCTGGACGGGCGCACCCGAGGAGATATTCGACTACGCCTGCGAACGCCACCTCGCCGGATCCTGCCCTCCGAACGAACCCATGGGCTTTGCGTACGACAAGGTGCTGCACGCCTTGGTGGCCGAAGTACCCGAACTCCGCGAGGACTTGGCCATCCATCTCTACAACGAGTACGAGCTCCTGCAGCACGTCTTCATGGCACTCGACGTCACGCCGTTCGTGATCAGCGCCTGGAACCAGGACCGGACCGAACTGACCAACCGCTGCATGCAGTTCATCGAGCGAGCTCTGACCTGCGACGACGCCGAAACCCGGAGCATGGTCGCCACATCCTTCGTCTATCAGGTCGGCCCCTGGGACCCGCAGATGGCGCCCTTCATCCGGACCTGGCCTCCCGCACTGCTCCGATCCGCACAGCTCCAGGCACCGTATGCACAGCTCTGA
- a CDS encoding VOC family protein: MPTTTTVPENYRNAVIAHIMIDGAAAAIDFYAEAFGAEELIRIDGPDGRVVHAEVSVKGSTIMLGDAEGLLFSAPTAVGGTTVGLHVYVDDVDALAQRAVAAGAELLQPPTDQFHGDRTAVLRDPFGHIWVFLTHLEDLTPDEIAGRARELFRP, from the coding sequence ATGCCGACCACGACCACCGTTCCCGAGAACTACCGCAACGCCGTGATCGCCCACATCATGATCGACGGTGCCGCTGCGGCGATCGACTTCTACGCGGAAGCCTTCGGCGCAGAGGAGTTGATCCGTATCGACGGGCCCGACGGACGCGTCGTGCACGCCGAGGTCAGCGTCAAGGGGTCGACCATCATGCTGGGCGACGCGGAGGGCCTGCTGTTCAGCGCGCCGACCGCCGTCGGCGGCACCACGGTGGGGCTGCACGTCTACGTGGATGACGTTGATGCTCTGGCGCAGCGGGCGGTCGCCGCCGGTGCGGAACTGCTGCAGCCGCCGACCGACCAGTTCCATGGCGACCGGACAGCCGTACTGCGTGATCCCTTCGGACACATCTGGGTCTTCCTCACGCACCTGGAGGACCTCACACCGGACGAAATCGCCGGCCGGGCCCGGGAGTTGTTCCGCCCCTAG